One window of Salegentibacter sp. Hel_I_6 genomic DNA carries:
- a CDS encoding four helix bundle protein, which produces MRNDKDNIIVSKTFDFALKIIDYSEKLRSNHKYEMCSQLFKSGTSIGANVWEAQNAESNADFIHKFKISAKEADETNYWLKLCKASKHLPDPDEEFFSELTSIIRITSKIISSSKRR; this is translated from the coding sequence ATGAGGAATGATAAAGATAATATTATAGTAAGCAAAACGTTTGATTTTGCACTAAAGATTATCGATTATTCGGAAAAATTGAGATCAAACCATAAATATGAAATGTGTTCTCAACTCTTTAAAAGTGGTACTTCAATTGGAGCAAATGTTTGGGAAGCCCAAAATGCTGAAAGCAATGCTGATTTTATTCATAAATTTAAAATATCAGCTAAAGAAGCCGATGAGACTAACTATTGGTTAAAACTTTGCAAAGCATCAAAACATCTTCCAGATCCAGATGAAGAATTTTTTTCAGAATTAACCTCTATTATAAGGATAACTTCAAAGATTATAAGTTCGTCTAAAAGGCGGTAA